The proteins below come from a single Magallana gigas chromosome 10, xbMagGiga1.1, whole genome shotgun sequence genomic window:
- the LOC105330085 gene encoding uncharacterized protein: MPARHCIAVGCTADSRSSSNILFHQLPKVESELKKWLSLIRREGLKIDSSCDNRHYVVCSKHFVDSFPTPQNPYPTLFTYNQYKKSTPRKTKNSNLSRSSSTNVKQHDQPSIKTVHLVKCEPATDKTQICYPYVVGELDIPQTDVNNNNGIKTEVGCDIQCQNIQHDHHYICCDPEKKYCGEHDLLERITSLEARCSELEKENRELREENQTLQALKMQKNDFRNDLIGKIIQDDNNIKHFLGLPSLSFLTFFLQFLAPYYNKVSFWKGAGRSGSKKWQEKNQQKPGKQRKLTMKEEFVLVMLKLRLGLDNATLSVLFNVSVGYVSTLFGTWINFLAQILNPVIKWPSKEKILKHMPLSFKLKYPNTTSIIDCTEVFIQKPKNCSAQASTWSNYKSHNTLKALVAIQPNGAFTFVSKFWSGNVSDRKITVDSKFLDLISPGDEVMADRGFQIKDLLTLKGAYLNMPPFTHERRNGKGRVLSSKQILETRKIASLRIHVERAIRRLKSYKMLAGILPLNMKNLSSAMLRVAAAFCNFMPPLSKKFK, translated from the exons ATGCCTGCGCGACATTGTATTGCTGTCGGTTGTACTGCCGATAGTCGAAGCAGCTCAAATATACTCTTCCACCAGTTACCCAAGGTAGAGAGCGAATTGAAAAAGTGGCTAAGTTTGATTAGGCGAGAGGGATTAAAAATAGACAGTTCTTGCGACAACAGACACTATGTTGTCTGTTCCAAACACTTTGTTGACTCCTTTCCAACACCGCAAAACCCTTACccaactttgtttacatataatcaatataaaaaatcaactcCACGGAAAACGAAGAATTCTAATTTAAGCAGGTCGTCTTCAACAAACGTCAAACAGCATGATCAGCCATCCATCAAAACTGTTCACCTCGTCAAATGTGAGCCAGCCACCGACAAAACACAGATATGTTATCCGTATGTAGTAGGAGAATTAGACATTCCACAAACAGATGTCAACAATAACAACGGAATTAAAACAG agGTTGGATGTGATATTCAGTGTCAAAATATACAGCATGACCATCATTATATCTGCTGTGACCCAGAGAAGAAGTATTGTGGGGAACATGACCTTTTGGAAAGAATAACATCCTTAGAG GCTAGGTGTTCGGAGctagaaaaagaaaacaggGAACTGAGAGAGGAAAATCAGACATTGCAAGCCCTGAAAATGCAGAAAAATGACTTCCGGAATGATCTTATAGGAAAAATTATACAAGATGATAACAACATCAAACACTTTCTTGGACTGCCATCCCTCAGCTTTCTCACATTCTTCCTTCAGTTTTTGGCACCATACTACAACAAAGTTTCATTTTGGAAAGGGGCTGGGAGGTCAGGATCCAAGAAGTGGCAAGAGAAGAATCAACAAAAACCTGGCAAACAGAGAAAACTAACCATGAAGGAAGAGTTCGTATTAGTTATGCTAAAATTAAGACTCGGTTTAGACAATGCAACTCTATCTGTTTTATTCAATGTGTCCGTTGGATATGTCTCGACCTTGTTCGGCACATGGATTAATTTCTTAGCACAAATTTTAAATCCTGTTATCAAGTGGCCATCCAAAGAAAAAATTCTGAAACACATGCCTTTATCCTTTAAGCTGAAATACCCTAATACTACATCAATAATTGACTGCACCGAAGTGTTCATTCAAAAACCCAAAAACTGTTCAGCTCAGGCAAGTACTTGGAGTAATTACAAGTCACATAACACTCTTAAGGCTCTGGTGGCTATCCAACCCAATGGAGCTTTTACATTTGTTTCCAAATTCTGGAGTGGTAATGTCAGTGACCGAAAAATTACTGTGGACAGCAAATTTCTTGACCTTATTTCCCCAGGGGATGAGGTGATGGCAGACAGAGGATTCCAAATAAAAGATCTTCTTACCCTGAAAGGAGCATATTTGAATATGCCACCTTTTACCCATGAGAGAAGAAATGGGAAGGGAAGAGTACTCTCATCTAAACAGATTCTTGAAACTCGTAAGATTGCTTCTCTACGCATCCATGTCGAACGGGCTATCAGAAGACTCAAATCCTACAAAATGTTAGCAGGAATTCTCccattaaatatgaaaaacttGTCATCAGCCATGCTACGAGTTGCAGCAGCATTTTGTAACTTCATGCCacctttgtcaaaaaaatttaaataa
- the LOC136272091 gene encoding uncharacterized protein isoform X1: protein MGQNFVVMDANYQDLQCADLKHILKTKGIPFSNKRKQDLVDLCESADALNLPGIDQNDSEKEASIERRTVRGKTYQHPCYDTGIVWSRNLATIPTIDTFDVTSFLQNYCGWSEERLRRRKSDNGYKLHCSGHIHDVTMAMLDEDVFYVKGKCVPETRQSSDPYIPWILVEKSGHIFSAECTCVAGDGSCKHVVALLFGIIDHITSMEDRSSIGVTDTAAYWDKPRKVCRPVPVHDLDIRTVVNVPDKPRPSEDSGYLPLKSSDFDMESLEKNIVQVLKKSKTLAVALYTMSDSDDDNDMSMCIEDTPKNIIDLVAMLGQENVKVDDSYVKKVNEFTKGQSINLMWQYQRKGRLTASNFFKAYHYRGDKADNYIVRSIMGQYNFTSKSVEYGKINESVAREKYVDHMTCFHPSFKCSETGIFVFKDFPFLAASPDGISECKCCGKGLVEIKCPYSSQNETCQVAMSKNSSCAIVNGNYALKKSISSSYYVQMLGQMAVCKLSYCDFVLYTQKDIYVERVNFSQADWELLFEKLKSFYVQYVLPKLV from the exons ATGGGACAAAATTTTGTCGTGATGGACGCCAACTATCAAGATTTACAATGCGCCGATCTAAAGCATATTCTAAAAACTAAAGGCATTCCTTTTTcgaacaaaagaaaacaagattTAGTTGACTTATGTGAAAGCGCTGATGCTCTTAATTTGCCTGGAATCGACCAGAACGATAGCGAGAAAGAGGCTTCAATCGAAAGACGGACGGTTCGGGGGAAAACTTATCAACATCCATGTTACGACACTGGAATCGTCTGGAGTCGTAATCTAGCTACCATCCCAACCATTGATACGTTTGAtgtgacatcttttctccagaACTACTGCGGATGGTCTGAAGAACGCCTGCGGAGGAGAAAATCGGACAATGGCTACAAGCTACATTGTTCCGGCCACATTCATGATGTCACAATGGCAATGTTAG ATGAAGATGTGTTCTATGTTAAAGGCAAATGTGTGCCTGAAACAAGGCAGTCCAGTGATCCCTATATCCCATGGATTCTGGTTGAGAAATCAGGACACATATTTTCAGCTGAATGTACATGTGTTGC AGGGGATGGATCATGTAAGCATGTTGTTGCCCTACTGTTTGGCATAATAGATCACATCACTTCAATGGAAGATCGAAGTTCAATTGGAGTTACTGATACTGCAGCATATTGGGATAAACCACGGAAAGTATGCAGGCCAGTGCCTGTTCATGACTTAGATATCAG GACTGTCGTGAATGTACCAGATAAACCACGACCATCTGAAGATTCTGGTTATTTGCCACTTAAGTCTTCAGATTTTGATATGGAGTCATTGGAAAAGAATATTGTTCAAGTCCTAAAGAAGAGCAAAACATTGGCAGTGGCTTTGTATACAATGTCAGACTCTGATGATGACAATGACATGTCCATGTGTATTGAGGACACGCccaaaaatattattgatttaGTGGCAATGCTTGGTCAAGAAAATGTGAAAGTAGACGATTCTTATGTTAAGAAAGTTAATGAATTTACCAAAGGACAGTCCATTAACCTTATGTGGCAGTACCAAAGAAAGGGAAGATTGACTGcttcaaattttttcaaagcTTATCACTATAGAGGGGATAAAGCAGACAATTATATTGTGCGCAGTATTATGGGTCAATATAATTTTACTTCGAAGTCAGTTGAATatggaaaaattaatgaatctGTTGCACGTGAGAAATATGTAGATCACATGACATGTTTTCATCCTTCATTTAAGTGTTCAGAGACTGGaatctttgtttttaaagatttccccTTTCTTGCTGCATCCCCTGATGGTATTTCTGAATGCAAATGCTGTGGCAAAGGTCTTGTTGAAATCAAGTGTCCATATAGTTCACAAAATGAAACTTGTCAGGTTGctatgtcaaaaaattcatcatgTGCAATTGTCAATGGTAATTATGCATTGAAAAAGAGTATTTCCTCCTCCTATTATGTCCAAATGCTTGGCCAAATGGCAGTCTGCAAGTTATCTTACTGTGATTTTGTATTGTACACACAAAAAGATATTTATGTAGAAAGAGTTAATTTCTCACAAGCAGATTGGGAACTGTTATTTGAAAAACTCAAAAGTTTTTATGTGCAATATGTTTTACCAAAATTGgtctaa
- the LOC136272388 gene encoding tripartite motif containing 13-like: MDPHSSAQDVHRCDFCETAIVHSYCDFCHVNLCKPCVVDHISDGYDKHKIVPFGERRSTLIYPKCGTHPHKNCDLQCKNCNDIFVCSSCTASQTHKGHIFVEVSEVYTTKKNAIADEANKLENLISPTYEEIALDLENQLASLDGGYEKLTTTMSKLGEQWHREIDIVINKMKTEISEIKVKHRDILQKHLDEIKQIQALIKQTLLAIEEIKKSTEVSPTIEYSSKIRQFSKLPPKVKIALPTFFPKPLDHEKLYNMFGQITPLSTATEENVLSLNQPNTSVRELLDEPELVATIQTGYEKLSSVTYLNEDCVWTFGSTKDIKCFNMKGELLYTVSNKSEQRPNDIAVDSDGNLLFSDWKSRTVNKVNN, translated from the coding sequence aTGGATCCTCATTCTAGTGCCCAGGATGTGCACCGATGTGATTtttgtgagaccgccatagtacacagttactgtgacttttgtcatgtcaacctctgcAAGCCCTGTGTAGTAGATCACATCTCAgatggatatgacaaacataaaatagtcccTTTTGGGGAGCGAAGATCAACTCTGATTTACCCAAAATGTGGGACACATCCACACAAAAACTGTGACTTGCAGTGCAAGAATTGCAACGACATATTTGTTTGTTCTTCTTGTACTGCATCACAAACACATAAAGGACATATTTTTGTAGAAGTTTCCGAAGTTTACACGACAAAGAAAAATGCTATTGCGGACGAGGCAAATAAGTTAGAAAATCTTATTTCTCCTACCTATGAAGAAATTGCACTCGACTTGGAAAATCAGCTTGCCAGCCTGGATGGAGGATACGAGAAACTTACGACAACAATGTCCAAACTaggagagcaatggcacagagaaatcgacatcgttatcaataaaatgaaaactgaaatcagtgagataaaagtaaaacaccgagacattttacagaaacacttggatgaaatcaaacagatacaggctctcataaaacaaacattactggccatagaagaaataaaaaaatccactgaagtaTCTCCTACCATTGAATACAGCTCTAAGATAAGACAGTTCAGCAAGCTGCCACCCAAAGTAAAGATTGCACTGCCAACATTCTTTCCAAAACCATTAGACCATGAAAAGTTGTATAATATGTTTGGGCAGATAACTCCTTTGTCTACTGCTACAGAAGAGAATGTGTTGTCACTAAACCAACCCAACACTTCAGTAAGAGAACTGTTGGATGAACCGGAGCTTGTTGCCACAATACAGACAGGGTATGAAAAACTTTCCAGTGTTACCTATCTAAATGAAGATTGTGTTTGGACATTTGGATCGACAAAGGATATCAAATGCTTTAACATGAAAGGTGAATTGCTTTATACAGTTAGCAACAAATCAGAACAACGACCCAATGATATAGCTGTAGACAGTGATGGGAATTTACTTTTCAGTGACTGGAAATCAAGGACAGtgaataaagtaaataattga
- the LOC136272091 gene encoding uncharacterized protein isoform X2 — MGQNFVVMDANYQDLQCADLKHILKTKGIPFSNKRKQDLVDLCESADALNLPGIDQNDSEKEASIERRTVRGKTYQHPCYDTGIVWSRNLATIPTIDTFDVTSFLQNYCGWSEERLRRRKSDNGYKLHCSGHIHDVTMAMLGKCVPETRQSSDPYIPWILVEKSGHIFSAECTCVAGDGSCKHVVALLFGIIDHITSMEDRSSIGVTDTAAYWDKPRKVCRPVPVHDLDIRTVVNVPDKPRPSEDSGYLPLKSSDFDMESLEKNIVQVLKKSKTLAVALYTMSDSDDDNDMSMCIEDTPKNIIDLVAMLGQENVKVDDSYVKKVNEFTKGQSINLMWQYQRKGRLTASNFFKAYHYRGDKADNYIVRSIMGQYNFTSKSVEYGKINESVAREKYVDHMTCFHPSFKCSETGIFVFKDFPFLAASPDGISECKCCGKGLVEIKCPYSSQNETCQVAMSKNSSCAIVNGNYALKKSISSSYYVQMLGQMAVCKLSYCDFVLYTQKDIYVERVNFSQADWELLFEKLKSFYVQYVLPKLV; from the exons ATGGGACAAAATTTTGTCGTGATGGACGCCAACTATCAAGATTTACAATGCGCCGATCTAAAGCATATTCTAAAAACTAAAGGCATTCCTTTTTcgaacaaaagaaaacaagattTAGTTGACTTATGTGAAAGCGCTGATGCTCTTAATTTGCCTGGAATCGACCAGAACGATAGCGAGAAAGAGGCTTCAATCGAAAGACGGACGGTTCGGGGGAAAACTTATCAACATCCATGTTACGACACTGGAATCGTCTGGAGTCGTAATCTAGCTACCATCCCAACCATTGATACGTTTGAtgtgacatcttttctccagaACTACTGCGGATGGTCTGAAGAACGCCTGCGGAGGAGAAAATCGGACAATGGCTACAAGCTACATTGTTCCGGCCACATTCATGATGTCACAATGGCAATGTTAG GCAAATGTGTGCCTGAAACAAGGCAGTCCAGTGATCCCTATATCCCATGGATTCTGGTTGAGAAATCAGGACACATATTTTCAGCTGAATGTACATGTGTTGC AGGGGATGGATCATGTAAGCATGTTGTTGCCCTACTGTTTGGCATAATAGATCACATCACTTCAATGGAAGATCGAAGTTCAATTGGAGTTACTGATACTGCAGCATATTGGGATAAACCACGGAAAGTATGCAGGCCAGTGCCTGTTCATGACTTAGATATCAG GACTGTCGTGAATGTACCAGATAAACCACGACCATCTGAAGATTCTGGTTATTTGCCACTTAAGTCTTCAGATTTTGATATGGAGTCATTGGAAAAGAATATTGTTCAAGTCCTAAAGAAGAGCAAAACATTGGCAGTGGCTTTGTATACAATGTCAGACTCTGATGATGACAATGACATGTCCATGTGTATTGAGGACACGCccaaaaatattattgatttaGTGGCAATGCTTGGTCAAGAAAATGTGAAAGTAGACGATTCTTATGTTAAGAAAGTTAATGAATTTACCAAAGGACAGTCCATTAACCTTATGTGGCAGTACCAAAGAAAGGGAAGATTGACTGcttcaaattttttcaaagcTTATCACTATAGAGGGGATAAAGCAGACAATTATATTGTGCGCAGTATTATGGGTCAATATAATTTTACTTCGAAGTCAGTTGAATatggaaaaattaatgaatctGTTGCACGTGAGAAATATGTAGATCACATGACATGTTTTCATCCTTCATTTAAGTGTTCAGAGACTGGaatctttgtttttaaagatttccccTTTCTTGCTGCATCCCCTGATGGTATTTCTGAATGCAAATGCTGTGGCAAAGGTCTTGTTGAAATCAAGTGTCCATATAGTTCACAAAATGAAACTTGTCAGGTTGctatgtcaaaaaattcatcatgTGCAATTGTCAATGGTAATTATGCATTGAAAAAGAGTATTTCCTCCTCCTATTATGTCCAAATGCTTGGCCAAATGGCAGTCTGCAAGTTATCTTACTGTGATTTTGTATTGTACACACAAAAAGATATTTATGTAGAAAGAGTTAATTTCTCACAAGCAGATTGGGAACTGTTATTTGAAAAACTCAAAAGTTTTTATGTGCAATATGTTTTACCAAAATTGgtctaa